ACGGGGCCGCTGAAGAACATCGCCGCCACCTACCCGTGGGACGCGCTGGACGCGACCGGCACCACCACGGCGACCACCGTCGGCAACAACGCCAACACCCACGAGGCGTGGGCCAGCCCGCTGACCCCTGGCGGCCTCTTCCAGGCACCGGTGTCCCCGACGCGTGAGTACACCGCCGAGTTCACCGACGCGTGGAACAACTCCAAGTGCGACCCGACGCAGCTGCGCCCGGGCGGCAACGACATCGAGTTCTCGACGCAGAACCTCTTCGTCTCGCACAACCGGATGCACGACTACAGCTACTACCTCGGCTTCACCGAGTCGAACTACAACATGCAGCTCGACAACTTCGGTCGCGGCGGCGTCCCCGGCGACCAGGAGGTCGGCAACGTCCAGGCCGGCGCCCTCAGCGGCGGCCAGCCGTCGTTCCTTGGCCGCGACAACGCCAACCAGATCACCCTGCAGGACGGCGTGCCGGGCATCACCAACCAGTACCTCTTCCAGCCGATCGCCGGCGCCTTCTACGCCCCGTGCACCGATGGCGGGCTCGACATGGGCATCGTGGGTCACGAGTACACCCACGCCATCTCCAACCGCATGGTCGCCGGGCCCGACGAGGGCCTGACCTCCGAGCAGGGTGGTGCCATGGGCGAGTCGTGGGGCGACCTGGTGGCCGCGGAGTACCAGTTCAGCCACGGCTACGACAACGGTGGCAACGTCTGGGCCGTGGGCGTCTACGCCACCGGCAACAAGCGCGTGGCCATCCGTGACTACGCGATCAACAAGAACCCGCTGAACTACGGCAACTACGGCTTCGACACCACCGGTGCCGAGGTGCACGCCGACGGCGAGATCTGGAACGGCACCATGTGGTCGGTGCGCCAGGCGCTGGTCGCCAAGCACAACCGCGCCTACCCCTACCAGGACAAGCGCCTCCAGCTGCGCTGCGCCCAGGCCGCCGACGACGCGAGCCCGATCGCCCCGCAGTACTGCCCCGGCAACCGTCGCTGGGTCCAGCTGATGTTCGACAGCTTCCTGCTCCAGCAGGGCGCCACCTCGATGCTCGACGCCCGCGACGCCATGCTGGCCGCGGACCGGATGCGCTTCGGCGGCGAGGACACCCAGGTCATGTGGAAGGCCTTCGCCCAGCGCGGCATGGGCAAGAACGCGTCCACCCCGGACGCCGACTCCGACAAGGTCAAGGGCGGCTTCGCCTCCCCGCAGCAGCGCAACGGCACCGTCACCTTCAAGGCCTCGCGCGGCGCCGGCAAGATCTTCGTCGGTGAGTACCAGGCCCGGGTCACCCCCGTCGCCGACACCTCGCCGAAGTCGAGGCTCTCCGCCACGGCCACCTTCGTGCCCGGCACCTACAAGATGCTGTACACCTCCGGCAAGGGCGGCTTCAAGCGGTTCACGATGCGGGTCCGCGCCGGTGAGAAGAAGACGGTGCGCCTGACCAAGCAGAAGAACCTGGCCGCTGCGGCCAACGGCGCCAAGGTCATCGACGCGACCGCCGGTTCCCTCAACACCGCTCACCTCATCGACGGCAAGGAGGCCACCAACTGGGGCGCGGTGACCGAGACCAACGTCGACCAGTCCCGCCCCTACGTCTCCGTCGACCTGGCCAAGGGCACGCACACCATCCGACGGGTCCAGGTCAGCGCGCTGCTGACCCCGGCCCCGGCCTCGGACGACCCGGTGCCGCTCGCGGTCGACGAGGACCCGGCCTCGGGCTCGCGCTTCACCGCCCTGCGCCAGTTCGCGATCGAGGTCTGCACCTCCGGCTGCGACTCGGCCAAGGCGACCTGGAAGCGGGTCTACACCTCGCAGAAGGACGCCTTCCCGGCCGTGCGCCCCCGCCCGGTCGCACCGGACCAGATCCTGCGCTCCTTCAGGATCCAGCCGACCCGGGCCGCCGCGGTGCGTCTGGTCACCCTGCAGAACCAGTGCACCGGCACCCCCGGCTACGCCGGTGAGCAGGACAACGACCCGGCCAACGACACCGACTGCGCCACGGCGTCCGACCGCGGGACGATCGTGCACGCCTCGGAGCTGCAGGTCTTCGCCCGCTGATCCACCCCGTACGACCGCCGAGGGGCGGGTGGGCCGACCGGCCCACCCGCCCCTCGCCGTCGGCTCGGATCCCTCTCACCCCGGTGGCGGCTTGCAGCGCGGGAGGTGGGACGGAAGGGTGGAGCCATGGTCGGTCGCATCCCTGTCTTGGACGTCATGCCCTTGGTCGACCTCGGTCGACGGCCGGCGAAGGCCACCGTGGGTGAGCCCTTCCCGGTGACGGCCACCGTGTTCCGCGAGGGCCACGACAAGCTGTCGGCGGAGGTGGTGCTCACCGGGCCGGACGGTCGACGCGGCGATCCGGTCCGGATGCGCCCCCAGGACGGGCCTCCCGACCGGTACGTCGCCTGGGTGACGCCCGACCGCGAGGGCGCCTGGACGTTCGAGGTCCAGGCCTGGTCGGACCCGTTGGCCACCTGGCAGCACGACGCGGGGCTGAAGATCCCCGCCGGCGTCGACGTGGAGCTGATGTTCACCGAGGGCAGGCTGCTGCTCGAGCGGGTGCTCGCCGACCTGCCCGCGGGGGCCGCCGACGAGGCCGCGACGCTCCGTGCCGCCATCAAGGCGGCGCAGGACACCGCCCGTCCCGCCGAGGCCCGGCTGGCCGCGCTGCAGGACAGCGCCCTGACCACCGTCCTGGCCGACCACCCGATCCGCGAGCTGGTCACCGTCGAGGGCCCGTTCCCGGCGTACGCCGACCGCGAGCGCGCGCTCTTCGGCAGCTGGTACGAGTTCTTCCCGCGCTCCGAGGGCGCCACGCGCGACGAGAAGACCGGCGCGATCACCAGCGGCACCCTCCGCACCGCCGC
This Nocardioides dokdonensis FR1436 DNA region includes the following protein-coding sequences:
- a CDS encoding M36 family metallopeptidase, whose translation is MTSNPERRRRRKTAALALATATLVSGLAQFPALAQNATAAAPGRAADAVTTLGDSVPGLSELDARGTAAPSAVQERLAGALGTASLRWNDFGTPASILPTSGVLAKAAFPGGGAANAEKSARAWLEANAGVFGLSATQMRGLELVNAQELAAFDGAPHPGYAVLLRQRFGDLTPALGSMVTVGIARGEVTYVSSSLVPTSASLDAGAAKLSPLQGWVAAARNVGRNLDTSTVAKIVATATDGWTTLSVPGFAQQQQVRLRALALADGTVRPVLEANVVDNDAGVAFAYTVMVDAVTGKVLHRENKVEHDQVNDVFTGSFTGDSCGPKHDFELTDDKTRTINALGLSTPADDITVKIFGASGQLLFTQDLLTSPELATYSSDDLKAGVYAVQVCPFDSAGAVSGTYSLLLSTSDSGTPSAGGELFSPQWRYFPANPSMTSVNDESVPKNSVIGCWVAGPDCTLPTGPLKNIAATYPWDALDATGTTTATTVGNNANTHEAWASPLTPGGLFQAPVSPTREYTAEFTDAWNNSKCDPTQLRPGGNDIEFSTQNLFVSHNRMHDYSYYLGFTESNYNMQLDNFGRGGVPGDQEVGNVQAGALSGGQPSFLGRDNANQITLQDGVPGITNQYLFQPIAGAFYAPCTDGGLDMGIVGHEYTHAISNRMVAGPDEGLTSEQGGAMGESWGDLVAAEYQFSHGYDNGGNVWAVGVYATGNKRVAIRDYAINKNPLNYGNYGFDTTGAEVHADGEIWNGTMWSVRQALVAKHNRAYPYQDKRLQLRCAQAADDASPIAPQYCPGNRRWVQLMFDSFLLQQGATSMLDARDAMLAADRMRFGGEDTQVMWKAFAQRGMGKNASTPDADSDKVKGGFASPQQRNGTVTFKASRGAGKIFVGEYQARVTPVADTSPKSRLSATATFVPGTYKMLYTSGKGGFKRFTMRVRAGEKKTVRLTKQKNLAAAANGAKVIDATAGSLNTAHLIDGKEATNWGAVTETNVDQSRPYVSVDLAKGTHTIRRVQVSALLTPAPASDDPVPLAVDEDPASGSRFTALRQFAIEVCTSGCDSAKATWKRVYTSQKDAFPAVRPRPVAPDQILRSFRIQPTRAAAVRLVTLQNQCTGTPGYAGEQDNDPANDTDCATASDRGTIVHASELQVFAR